In the genome of Hymenobacter taeanensis, one region contains:
- a CDS encoding MarR family winged helix-turn-helix transcriptional regulator, translating into MKIEDEIKQRTFRDEYQKAYINLVFTSGWLQLQQGAMFKDYNLTSPQFNILRILRGQHPKPATVNMLIERMLDKTSNASRIVDKLETKELVTRKVCPSNRRAVDIRITDKGLELLTQLDDVINSQKLGMSNLTPEEATQLSALLDKIRD; encoded by the coding sequence ATGAAAATCGAGGACGAAATCAAACAGCGCACCTTTCGAGACGAGTACCAAAAAGCTTACATCAATCTGGTGTTTACTTCCGGCTGGCTGCAGCTACAGCAGGGAGCCATGTTCAAGGACTACAACCTGACCTCACCCCAGTTTAACATTCTGCGCATCCTGCGCGGTCAGCACCCTAAGCCGGCCACGGTGAACATGTTGATTGAGCGAATGCTGGATAAAACCAGCAACGCCTCCCGCATTGTAGACAAGTTGGAGACCAAGGAGCTGGTAACCCGTAAAGTGTGCCCCAGCAACCGCCGCGCTGTGGATATTCGCATCACCGATAAAGGGCTAGAACTGCTCACGCAACTCGACGACGTAATCAATTCCCAGAAGCTGGGAATGAGTAATTTAACCCCTGAGGAAGCTACGCAACTCAGTGCCTTACTTGACAAAATCCGCGACTGA
- a CDS encoding dipeptide epimerase, giving the protein MLTWSLTPLVLPLRYTWKIARNASISKTNLLLKVQDPAGQATGWGEAAPNVRYGETPEGLQQEFAQLQTAGLGQCATLEELTSFLGAHAPAHALRFALESAFVHRAAVLAGQPVAEWLGLAAPAPAVGTAVTLPIMEPGAVAEFLRVQGYQRFPMLKVKVNREGAVDLLREVTRLLPNHLLIIDGNEAWTDADSLRQSWEQIQALPGLRVRLLEQPLPAACAADYRALKGQLGCPIFADESVTDEADFTEIARQFDGVNMKLMKAGGYLNGLRILRETRAHGLQTMLGCMVETSLGIWSALQVSSLTEVCDLDGFLVVQDEPFGMVGEEQGHLLPHGNWPAITP; this is encoded by the coding sequence ATGCTTACTTGGTCTCTCACCCCACTGGTGCTGCCCTTGCGCTACACCTGGAAAATAGCGCGCAACGCGTCAATCTCTAAAACCAACCTGCTCCTAAAAGTGCAGGACCCTGCCGGCCAGGCCACCGGCTGGGGCGAAGCCGCTCCCAATGTGCGCTATGGCGAAACCCCCGAAGGTTTGCAGCAGGAGTTTGCGCAACTGCAAACCGCTGGCCTAGGCCAGTGTGCCACGCTGGAGGAGCTCACCAGCTTTCTGGGTGCTCACGCCCCGGCCCACGCCCTGCGTTTTGCCTTAGAGTCGGCGTTTGTGCACCGGGCCGCCGTGCTGGCCGGGCAGCCGGTAGCAGAATGGCTAGGCCTGGCTGCCCCAGCCCCAGCCGTAGGTACAGCCGTTACCTTGCCTATTATGGAGCCGGGTGCTGTGGCAGAGTTCCTGCGTGTGCAGGGGTACCAGCGCTTTCCCATGCTAAAGGTGAAAGTAAACCGCGAGGGGGCCGTGGACTTGCTGCGCGAAGTCACGCGTTTGCTGCCCAACCACCTGCTTATTATCGATGGCAACGAAGCTTGGACTGATGCCGACAGCCTGCGCCAGTCATGGGAGCAGATTCAGGCATTGCCTGGCCTACGCGTGCGTTTGCTGGAGCAGCCCCTGCCGGCCGCCTGCGCCGCCGACTACCGTGCCCTGAAAGGCCAGCTGGGCTGCCCCATTTTCGCCGATGAGTCGGTGACGGATGAGGCTGACTTCACGGAAATAGCCCGGCAGTTTGATGGAGTGAATATGAAGCTGATGAAGGCCGGGGGCTACCTCAACGGCCTTCGGATTCTGCGCGAGACCCGCGCCCACGGCCTCCAGACTATGCTGGGCTGCATGGTGGAAACCTCGCTGGGTATCTGGTCGGCGCTGCAAGTTAGCAGCCTGACCGAGGTATGCGACCTGGATGGCTTTTTGGTAGTGCAGGACGAGCCCTTTGGGATGGTGGGTGAGGAGCAGGGCCATTTGTTACCCCACGGTAACTGGCCTGCCATTACGCCATAA
- a CDS encoding DUF6799 domain-containing protein, producing the protein MKKLPLSWLMLLGLLAATPAIAQTTTAPKMPAGAKEASSADRFMLQGGQVVLVQGKRPTPLTKNIVLSNGTKINYKSGIVELPGGKITTLKEGDYVRMDGGIVFATPSSAAAARNEPASTSSPQFQQYIDNRPAPNSAAGVELRLTELNQRISLMGEKIQLLNQKISLMSSAGQRPADTSQLDQQIKALDEKLK; encoded by the coding sequence ATGAAAAAGCTCCCTCTCTCCTGGCTTATGCTACTAGGCCTGCTAGCCGCAACACCGGCTATTGCACAAACCACCACCGCGCCAAAAATGCCCGCTGGTGCCAAAGAAGCCAGTTCTGCCGACCGCTTCATGCTGCAAGGTGGGCAGGTAGTATTGGTGCAAGGCAAGCGCCCTACCCCACTTACAAAGAATATAGTGCTCTCTAACGGGACCAAGATCAATTATAAGAGTGGGATAGTAGAACTTCCTGGAGGCAAAATAACGACTTTAAAGGAGGGTGATTACGTGCGCATGGATGGCGGCATTGTCTTCGCTACGCCAAGTAGCGCGGCGGCGGCCCGTAATGAGCCAGCCAGCACATCTAGCCCTCAGTTTCAACAGTATATTGATAACCGCCCCGCACCCAATAGCGCGGCGGGTGTAGAATTACGCCTCACGGAGCTGAATCAAAGAATCAGCCTCATGGGCGAGAAAATTCAACTTCTGAACCAGAAAATCAGCTTGATGAGTTCCGCCGGTCAGCGCCCCGCTGATACCAGCCAGCTTGACCAACAGATAAAAGCTTTGGACGAAAAGCTGAAGTAA
- a CDS encoding dicarboxylate/amino acid:cation symporter, giving the protein MKFSRLAPIVLILFVVAAVLTALAAYQVVALPDSVPMAIRWLAVASAVALGFQRRSITFWIVVSMLVGAEIGHDFPEQAVQLKVLSDVFLRLVKTIIAPLVFATLVVGIAGHADLKQVGKMGLKALIYFEVVTTFALFIGLGAINLTRAGAGVDRSGIQADTEQLATVKQTTADIILHIFPENIAKSVAEGQVLQVVVFAIIFAIGLAMVHQKHRAPMLQLTESLSEVMFKFTNVVMFFAPFGVGGALAYTVGKMGFAPLYNAFKLLLTLYGALAAFLVLILVPIALIARIPLKRFVLAIAEPVSIAFATTSSEAALPRAMEAMIGIGVPRRIVAFVMPTGYSFNLDGTTLYLSLAAIFVAQAAGIDLSFGQQLIMVFTLMLTSKGVAGVPRASLVILLATVASFNLPAWPVFIILGIDALMDMARTAVNVVGNCLATAVVARWEGEFVDNYVAPPLDDLAEADSALAHSAH; this is encoded by the coding sequence ATGAAGTTTTCGCGACTCGCACCTATCGTTCTTATTCTCTTTGTTGTTGCAGCCGTTTTAACGGCCCTGGCAGCCTACCAGGTGGTAGCCCTGCCTGACTCAGTTCCGATGGCTATCCGCTGGCTGGCCGTTGCCTCGGCCGTAGCCCTGGGCTTCCAGCGCCGCTCTATTACGTTCTGGATTGTGGTGAGCATGCTCGTGGGGGCTGAAATTGGCCACGATTTTCCGGAGCAGGCCGTACAGCTGAAAGTACTCAGCGACGTATTCCTGCGCCTGGTGAAAACCATTATTGCCCCGCTGGTATTTGCCACGCTGGTAGTAGGTATTGCCGGCCACGCCGACCTGAAGCAAGTTGGCAAAATGGGCCTCAAAGCCCTTATCTACTTTGAAGTAGTTACCACCTTCGCCCTCTTCATTGGCCTGGGCGCCATCAACCTGACCCGGGCCGGCGCCGGCGTAGACCGCAGCGGCATTCAGGCCGATACGGAGCAGCTGGCCACCGTGAAGCAGACTACCGCCGATATTATTCTGCACATCTTCCCCGAGAACATTGCCAAATCGGTGGCCGAAGGGCAGGTACTGCAGGTGGTGGTATTCGCTATCATCTTCGCCATTGGGCTGGCTATGGTGCACCAGAAGCACCGGGCCCCCATGCTGCAGCTCACCGAGAGCTTGTCGGAAGTGATGTTCAAGTTCACCAACGTGGTCATGTTCTTCGCCCCTTTCGGAGTGGGCGGTGCCCTGGCCTACACGGTGGGCAAAATGGGCTTTGCGCCTTTGTACAATGCCTTTAAGCTCCTGCTAACACTGTATGGCGCGCTGGCGGCGTTCTTGGTGCTGATACTGGTGCCCATTGCCCTGATTGCCCGCATCCCGCTGAAACGCTTTGTGCTGGCTATTGCGGAGCCCGTGAGCATTGCCTTTGCCACTACCTCCTCAGAGGCTGCCCTACCCCGCGCTATGGAAGCCATGATCGGCATTGGGGTTCCCCGCCGTATTGTGGCCTTTGTAATGCCAACCGGCTACTCCTTCAACCTCGATGGTACCACCCTCTACCTCTCGCTGGCGGCCATCTTCGTGGCCCAGGCGGCAGGCATAGACCTCTCATTTGGCCAGCAGCTGATAATGGTATTTACCTTGATGCTGACCAGCAAAGGTGTAGCCGGAGTACCACGTGCCTCGCTGGTTATTCTGCTGGCTACGGTAGCCTCGTTTAACCTGCCGGCCTGGCCCGTGTTCATCATTTTGGGTATTGATGCGCTCATGGACATGGCCCGCACTGCCGTAAATGTGGTAGGCAACTGCCTGGCTACGGCCGTGGTGGCCCGTTGGGAAGGTGAGTTTGTAGATAATTATGTAGCTCCTCCGCTAGACGATTTAGCAGAAGCCGATAGCGCCCTGGCGCATTCAGCGCACTAA
- a CDS encoding M16 family metallopeptidase, with protein sequence MKHTLQALLLSTALLAGPAAEAQKASAATTTAAAGSINVFPYPIQQKQLANGLNVVTVPFDSPGLASFFLVVRAGSRDEVEPGHTGFAHFFEHVMFRGTDKYSKEQYDEVLQSIGAAANANTSLDRTVYHMTGNARMLEKMFEVEADRFQNLKYAEHDFKAEAGAVKGEYTKNSASLYSQLNEKVADAAFDKHTYEHTTMGFFKDIVDMPNQYQYSLSFFDRFYRPEYTTLLVVGDVKSEEVNKLADKYFASWKRGTYTPNITPEPAQTAPRAVHIQNANFPPLVSLSYRGPAFSDRSKDLPALEVLTTMLFAENSPLYQQLVVKEQKVRFVGGSPNYTRDPYLMTIRASVVKPQDLSYVKDQITKALEEMKTKPVDAKRLADTKSALKYGFLMGLDSPDQVANALAQFIWLTGDVQSLNRFYAQYDQVTPADIQAVAQKYFVPESLTVGTIGPGATSGLQ encoded by the coding sequence ATGAAACACACCCTGCAGGCCTTGTTGCTTAGCACTGCGCTGCTGGCTGGCCCCGCCGCTGAGGCGCAGAAAGCCAGTGCCGCGACTACCACGGCCGCCGCCGGCTCCATTAATGTATTCCCTTACCCCATTCAGCAAAAACAGCTGGCCAATGGCCTGAACGTGGTAACGGTACCGTTCGACTCACCGGGGCTAGCCTCATTCTTCCTGGTGGTGCGGGCGGGCTCCCGCGATGAGGTAGAGCCGGGCCACACTGGCTTCGCCCACTTCTTTGAGCACGTGATGTTCCGGGGTACCGATAAGTACTCGAAGGAGCAGTATGATGAAGTGCTGCAAAGCATTGGGGCTGCCGCTAACGCCAACACCTCCCTCGACCGTACTGTGTACCACATGACCGGCAACGCCCGCATGTTGGAGAAGATGTTTGAGGTAGAGGCCGACCGCTTCCAGAACCTGAAGTATGCCGAGCACGATTTCAAGGCCGAAGCCGGGGCCGTGAAGGGCGAGTACACCAAGAACTCTGCCTCGCTCTACAGCCAGCTGAACGAGAAAGTAGCCGACGCGGCCTTCGATAAGCATACCTACGAGCATACCACCATGGGCTTCTTCAAGGACATTGTGGACATGCCCAACCAGTACCAGTACTCGCTTTCTTTCTTCGACCGTTTTTACCGCCCCGAGTACACCACGCTACTGGTGGTAGGAGACGTAAAGTCAGAAGAAGTAAACAAGCTGGCCGATAAGTATTTCGCCTCCTGGAAACGCGGCACCTACACGCCTAACATCACGCCGGAGCCGGCCCAAACGGCCCCGCGGGCGGTACACATTCAGAACGCCAACTTTCCGCCGCTGGTGAGCCTGAGCTACCGCGGCCCCGCCTTCTCCGACCGGAGCAAAGACCTGCCGGCTCTTGAGGTGCTGACTACTATGCTGTTCGCCGAAAACTCGCCGCTGTATCAGCAGCTGGTGGTGAAGGAGCAGAAAGTGCGCTTTGTGGGCGGCTCGCCTAATTACACCCGCGACCCGTACCTGATGACTATTCGGGCCTCGGTAGTGAAGCCCCAGGACCTGAGCTACGTGAAAGACCAGATTACCAAGGCCCTGGAGGAAATGAAAACCAAGCCCGTGGATGCCAAGCGCCTCGCCGACACTAAATCGGCGCTGAAGTATGGCTTCCTGATGGGGCTGGACTCACCCGACCAGGTGGCCAACGCCCTGGCGCAGTTCATTTGGCTGACGGGTGATGTACAATCCTTGAACCGCTTCTACGCCCAGTACGACCAGGTAACACCCGCCGATATTCAGGCCGTGGCCCAGAAATACTTCGTACCCGAAAGCCTCACGGTGGGCACCATCGGGCCGGGCGCCACAAGTGGCCTACAGTAA